In Cupriavidus taiwanensis, the following are encoded in one genomic region:
- the argB gene encoding acetylglutamate kinase: protein MNADNPGPAATTVAAIAPALKAEILAEALPYIRKFHGKTIVVKYGGNAMTEEKLKHGFARDVILLKLVGMNPVVVHGGGPQIDEALKKVGKVGTFVQGMRVTDEETMEVVEWVLGGEVQQDIVMLINQYGGQAVGLTGKDGGLIRAKRLQMPDRENPGAFIDIGYVGDIEAINPAVVKALQDDAFIPVISPIGFSDDGQAYNINADVVAGKMAEILKAEKLVMMTNIPGVMDKKGNLLTDLSAREIEELFADGTISGGMLPKISSALDAAKSGVHSVHIIDGRIEHSLLLEILTEQAFGTMIRSH from the coding sequence ATGAACGCCGACAACCCCGGGCCTGCCGCAACCACGGTGGCCGCCATTGCTCCCGCGCTGAAAGCCGAGATTCTCGCCGAGGCCCTGCCGTATATCCGCAAGTTCCACGGCAAGACCATCGTGGTCAAGTACGGCGGCAATGCCATGACCGAAGAAAAGCTCAAGCACGGCTTCGCGCGCGACGTGATCCTGCTCAAGCTGGTTGGCATGAACCCGGTGGTGGTGCACGGCGGCGGCCCGCAGATCGACGAGGCGCTGAAAAAGGTCGGCAAGGTCGGCACCTTCGTGCAGGGCATGCGCGTCACCGACGAAGAGACCATGGAAGTGGTCGAGTGGGTGCTGGGCGGTGAAGTCCAGCAGGACATCGTGATGCTGATCAACCAGTACGGCGGCCAGGCCGTCGGCCTGACCGGCAAGGACGGCGGCCTGATCCGCGCCAAGCGCCTGCAGATGCCCGACCGCGAGAACCCGGGCGCGTTCATCGATATCGGCTACGTCGGCGACATCGAGGCGATCAACCCGGCGGTGGTCAAGGCGCTGCAGGACGACGCCTTCATCCCGGTGATCTCGCCGATCGGCTTCTCCGACGACGGCCAGGCCTACAACATCAACGCCGACGTGGTCGCCGGCAAGATGGCCGAGATCCTGAAGGCCGAGAAGCTGGTGATGATGACCAACATCCCGGGCGTGATGGACAAGAAGGGCAACCTGCTGACCGACCTGTCCGCGCGCGAGATCGAAGAACTGTTCGCCGACGGCACCATCTCGGGCGGCATGCTGCCGAAGATCTCGTCGGCGCTGGACGCGGCCAAGAGCGGCGTGCACTCAGTGCACATCATCGACGGCCGCATCGAGCATTCGCTGCTGCTGGAAATCCTGACCGAGCAGGCCTTCGGCACCATGATCCGCTCGCACTGA
- the hslV gene encoding ATP-dependent protease subunit HslV: MEQYHGTTIVSVRRGNQVALGGDGQVTLGNIVMKGTARKVRRIYNGKVLVGFAGSTADAFSLLDRFEAKLEKYQGNLTRAAVDLAKDWRSDRALRRLEAMLITADRDTTLVITGNGDVLDPENGIAAIGSGGAYAQSAAKALVENTEMAPKDVVEKALTIAGELCIYTNTNFVIETLE; encoded by the coding sequence ATGGAACAGTATCACGGCACTACCATCGTCAGCGTCCGCCGCGGCAATCAGGTCGCGCTGGGCGGTGATGGCCAGGTCACGCTCGGCAATATCGTGATGAAGGGCACCGCGCGCAAGGTGCGTCGCATCTACAACGGCAAGGTCCTGGTCGGGTTTGCCGGCAGCACCGCCGACGCCTTCTCGCTGCTGGACCGCTTCGAGGCCAAGCTGGAGAAATACCAGGGCAACCTGACGCGCGCCGCGGTCGACCTGGCCAAGGACTGGCGCTCGGACCGCGCGCTGCGCCGGCTCGAGGCCATGCTGATCACCGCCGACCGCGACACCACGCTGGTCATCACCGGCAACGGCGACGTGCTGGACCCGGAGAACGGCATCGCCGCGATCGGCTCGGGCGGCGCGTATGCGCAGTCTGCCGCCAAGGCGCTGGTCGAGAACACCGAGATGGCGCCGAAGGACGTGGTCGAGAAGGCGCTGACCATCGCCGGCGAGCTCTGCATCTACACCAACACCAATTTCGTCATCGAGACGCTGGAATAA
- a CDS encoding tripartite tricarboxylate transporter substrate-binding protein yields MKRVAKMVAAAMAVSAMGVATGAYAQEFPGSKPVTAVVPFAAGGPTDKVSRELTMIMSKHLGATIVIENLGGAGGTIGAKKVAQAKNDGHTVLIHHIGMSTAPALYRNLGFDPLKDFEMVGEIADVPMVLVGNKSLPPNTFKDLLPYIKANASKLSLANAGIGSASHLCGLLFQSAIQTELTTVPYKGTAPALTDILGGQVNLMCDQTTNIAGQLKAGALKPYAAMQSRRVEAFKDIPTAAEQGLPGVEVKIWHAMYAPKGTPKPVIDKLSAALQKSVADPAFRAKMAELGAEAVPAQRATPESLRTFLGAEINKWTPVIKKAGVYAD; encoded by the coding sequence ATGAAACGCGTGGCAAAGATGGTCGCGGCCGCTATGGCAGTCAGCGCGATGGGTGTGGCGACGGGCGCGTACGCCCAGGAATTTCCGGGCAGCAAGCCGGTGACGGCGGTGGTGCCGTTTGCCGCGGGCGGCCCGACCGACAAGGTCTCGCGCGAGCTGACCATGATCATGTCCAAGCACCTGGGCGCGACCATCGTGATCGAGAACCTCGGCGGTGCCGGCGGCACCATCGGCGCCAAGAAGGTGGCCCAGGCCAAGAACGACGGCCACACCGTGCTGATCCACCATATCGGCATGTCGACGGCACCGGCGCTGTACCGCAACCTGGGCTTCGATCCGCTGAAGGATTTTGAGATGGTCGGCGAGATCGCCGACGTGCCGATGGTGCTGGTGGGCAACAAGTCGCTGCCGCCCAACACCTTCAAGGACCTGCTGCCGTACATCAAGGCCAACGCCAGCAAGCTGTCGCTGGCCAATGCCGGCATCGGCTCGGCCTCGCACCTGTGCGGCCTGCTGTTCCAGAGCGCGATCCAGACCGAGCTGACCACGGTGCCGTACAAGGGCACCGCGCCGGCGCTGACCGACATTCTGGGCGGCCAGGTCAACCTGATGTGCGACCAGACCACCAATATCGCCGGCCAGCTCAAGGCGGGCGCGCTCAAGCCGTACGCGGCCATGCAGTCGCGCCGCGTCGAAGCCTTCAAGGACATCCCGACCGCCGCCGAGCAGGGCCTGCCGGGCGTCGAAGTGAAGATCTGGCACGCCATGTACGCGCCCAAGGGCACGCCCAAGCCGGTGATCGACAAGCTGTCGGCGGCGCTGCAGAAGTCGGTGGCCGACCCGGCCTTCCGCGCCAAGATGGCTGAACTGGGCGCCGAGGCGGTGCCGGCGCAGCGCGCCACACCGGAATCGCTGCGCACCTTCCTGGGCGCCGAAATCAACAAGTGGACCCCGGTGATCAAGAAGGCCGGCGTGTATGCGGACTGA
- a CDS encoding pyrimidine 5'-nucleotidase has translation MPSSLPSPRRVRARLRRRPAGNTSGDTVWLFDLDNTLHDASHAIFPAINRLMTAYVARVLGCDEATASRVRVDYWQRYGATLLGMIRHHGVDAADFLRAAHEFPALADMVRVRRGLAAHLKHLPGRKILVTNAPQDYARAVLEIAGIRHCFERVVTIEQMWVHGHLRPKPDRRMLRRLLAQARIAPHRAVLVEDTVSHLKRYAGTGIRTAWVTGYLRTVAPSRPHLVPAAAAHDDGSRRDAAVRSTLEAEDRRQAGHKVQERSVTLVAAEAQAPQAQPGEVPRVRARVPNRPAYVDIKVQSMHQLQRRMRRTGS, from the coding sequence GTGCCTTCCAGTCTTCCTTCACCGCGCCGTGTCCGCGCACGCCTGCGCCGCCGTCCCGCGGGCAATACCTCGGGCGACACGGTCTGGCTGTTCGACCTCGACAACACGCTGCATGACGCCTCGCACGCGATCTTCCCGGCGATCAACCGGCTGATGACCGCCTACGTCGCGCGCGTGCTCGGCTGCGACGAGGCCACCGCCAGCCGCGTGCGCGTGGACTACTGGCAGCGCTACGGCGCCACGCTGCTCGGCATGATCCGCCACCACGGCGTGGACGCGGCGGACTTCCTGCGCGCCGCGCACGAATTCCCGGCGCTGGCCGACATGGTGCGGGTGCGGCGCGGGCTGGCCGCGCACCTGAAGCACCTGCCCGGGCGCAAGATCCTGGTCACCAACGCACCGCAGGACTATGCGCGCGCGGTGCTGGAGATCGCCGGAATCCGGCATTGCTTCGAGCGCGTGGTGACGATCGAGCAGATGTGGGTGCATGGCCACCTGCGGCCCAAGCCGGACCGCCGCATGCTGCGCCGGCTGCTGGCGCAGGCGCGCATCGCGCCGCATCGCGCGGTGCTGGTGGAAGATACGGTGTCGCACCTGAAGCGCTACGCCGGCACCGGCATCCGCACCGCGTGGGTGACCGGCTACCTGCGCACGGTCGCACCTTCGCGCCCGCACCTGGTGCCGGCCGCGGCCGCGCATGACGACGGCAGCCGGCGCGACGCCGCGGTGCGCTCGACGCTGGAGGCCGAGGACCGCCGCCAGGCCGGCCACAAGGTGCAGGAGCGCTCGGTGACGCTGGTGGCCGCCGAGGCCCAGGCGCCGCAGGCGCAGCCCGGCGAGGTGCCCCGCGTGCGTGCGCGCGTGCCGAACCGGCCGGCCTATGTGGACATAAAAGTACAATCGATGCATCAACTCCAACGACGAATGCGGAGAACCGGGTCATGA
- a CDS encoding ATP-binding protein, with protein MRPAPAVSRLPDFPFLSPLPAGSSARHGQVTLRRLFWLRWALLGGQALTVLVCEPIAGIRLPYGPLLVVLGLQALFNLLTGLRLRQHTRRNSAPGEAELMGQLLVDLTALSAILFYTGGATNPFVSFYLPGLAIAAAILPWRQVIVLALYALACYTVLLIEYVPLDLHDPDNAVNYHLAGMWLNFVASAVMIALFVARLSGVLRQREAQLNLAREQLLREARVEDLNGQAAAVAHEIGTPLATLAVIAGELRADACDPNRGAAAISGYLPDLQTMEQQLALCRSTLARLREDPATLAPQRIDGWLPAFAERWQLRHPNASLQAVATPGAGAQAVETARVGQILTILLDNAARSQQAAGRGAQPLQLQIAMAPGNTAPWLSFRVADHGDGIPEALRGQLGETPVASQHGGQGIGLYLAQSAARQMGGELAWHDRPGGGTVAELRLPALSTLFAPAAAAVPSQP; from the coding sequence ATGCGCCCCGCCCCAGCCGTGTCCCGCCTGCCCGACTTCCCGTTCCTGTCGCCCCTGCCGGCCGGCAGCTCGGCGCGCCACGGCCAGGTGACGCTGCGGCGGCTGTTCTGGCTGCGCTGGGCGCTGCTGGGCGGACAGGCGCTGACCGTGCTGGTGTGCGAGCCGATTGCCGGCATCCGCCTGCCGTACGGGCCGCTGCTGGTGGTACTGGGGCTGCAGGCGCTGTTCAACCTGCTCACCGGCCTGCGGCTGCGCCAGCACACGCGGCGCAACAGCGCGCCCGGCGAGGCCGAGCTGATGGGCCAGCTGCTGGTGGACCTGACCGCGCTGTCGGCCATCCTGTTCTACACCGGCGGCGCGACCAACCCGTTCGTCTCGTTCTACCTGCCGGGGCTGGCCATCGCCGCGGCCATCCTGCCGTGGCGCCAGGTGATTGTCCTGGCGCTGTATGCGCTGGCCTGCTACACGGTGCTGCTGATCGAATACGTGCCGCTGGACCTGCACGACCCGGACAACGCGGTGAACTACCACCTGGCCGGCATGTGGCTGAACTTTGTCGCCAGCGCGGTGATGATCGCGCTGTTCGTCGCGCGCCTGTCGGGCGTGCTGCGCCAGCGCGAGGCGCAGCTGAACCTGGCGCGCGAGCAGCTGCTGCGCGAAGCGCGCGTCGAAGACCTGAACGGCCAGGCCGCCGCGGTCGCGCATGAAATCGGCACGCCGCTGGCCACGCTGGCGGTGATTGCCGGCGAGCTGCGCGCCGATGCCTGCGACCCGAACCGCGGCGCCGCCGCCATCAGCGGCTACCTGCCCGACCTGCAGACCATGGAGCAGCAGCTGGCGCTGTGCCGCTCGACCCTGGCGCGGCTGCGCGAAGACCCGGCCACGCTGGCGCCGCAGCGCATCGACGGCTGGCTGCCGGCCTTTGCCGAGCGCTGGCAGCTGCGCCATCCCAACGCCAGCCTGCAGGCCGTGGCCACGCCCGGCGCCGGCGCGCAGGCAGTGGAAACCGCGCGCGTCGGCCAGATCCTGACCATCCTGCTGGACAACGCCGCGCGCAGCCAGCAGGCCGCCGGACGCGGCGCGCAGCCGCTGCAGTTGCAGATCGCCATGGCCCCGGGCAATACCGCGCCGTGGCTGTCGTTCCGCGTCGCCGACCATGGCGACGGCATTCCCGAAGCGCTGCGCGGCCAGCTGGGCGAGACCCCGGTGGCCAGCCAGCACGGCGGCCAGGGCATCGGCCTGTACCTGGCGCAAAGCGCCGCCCGGCAAATGGGCGGCGAACTGGCCTGGCATGACCGTCCGGGCGGCGGCACCGTCGCCGAACTGCGGCTGCCGGCGCTCTCCACGCTGTTCGCACCGGCGGCCGCCGCCGTACCTTCCCAACCATGA
- a CDS encoding cysteine-rich CWC family protein — MSNAATVLTGQLRPVEHCSRCGAGFVCGYAAGLPECWCASQPLLPARRIVPGQHCLCPACLAARQDGQAPDSTPGSVPDPAAG; from the coding sequence ATGAGCAACGCCGCCACGGTGCTGACCGGCCAGCTGCGCCCGGTCGAACATTGCAGCCGCTGCGGCGCCGGCTTTGTCTGCGGCTACGCGGCCGGGCTGCCCGAATGCTGGTGCGCCAGCCAGCCGCTGCTGCCGGCGCGACGGATCGTGCCGGGCCAGCACTGCCTGTGCCCGGCCTGCCTGGCGGCCCGGCAGGATGGTCAGGCGCCGGATTCCACCCCGGGCTCCGTACCCGATCCGGCGGCCGGCTGA
- a CDS encoding LysR family transcriptional regulator, with translation MNSLRGIDLNLLVVLEALLAERHISRAALRLHLSQPAVSHALGRLRQLLDDPILVRGKGGLVLSARAHELSGPLAEALAQVRILLGPSGFQPATARRSFRLAMSDYGALVVLPRLLRAVRKAAPNIDLVVSQASREGMTAQVADGEIDMALGVFSHQPEGVQSAELFRETYACAVDAATVRDTGRLDQVAYLARSHVLVATHSERMDAIDAAVARLGGRRKIACVVPHWSVAPALIAGTNLVLTTARRSLAALEDDPRYAVFAPPFALDDFTFSMIWHQRTDADPAHAWLRERVLAAAASQEADEPISLRG, from the coding sequence ATGAATAGCCTACGCGGAATCGACCTCAACCTGCTGGTGGTGCTGGAAGCGCTGCTGGCGGAGCGCCATATCTCCCGCGCCGCGCTGCGGCTGCACCTGAGCCAGCCGGCGGTCAGCCATGCGCTCGGGCGGCTGCGGCAGCTGCTCGATGATCCCATCCTGGTGCGCGGCAAGGGCGGGCTGGTGCTGAGCGCGCGCGCGCACGAGCTGTCCGGCCCGCTGGCCGAGGCGCTGGCGCAGGTGCGCATCCTGCTGGGCCCCAGCGGCTTCCAGCCCGCCACCGCGCGGCGCAGCTTCCGCCTGGCGATGTCCGACTACGGCGCGCTGGTGGTGCTGCCGCGGCTGCTGCGCGCGGTGCGCAAGGCCGCGCCCAATATCGACCTGGTGGTGTCGCAGGCCAGCCGCGAAGGCATGACCGCGCAAGTGGCCGACGGCGAGATCGACATGGCGCTGGGCGTATTCAGCCACCAGCCCGAAGGCGTGCAGTCCGCCGAGCTGTTCCGCGAGACCTATGCCTGCGCGGTCGATGCCGCCACCGTGCGCGATACCGGCCGGCTCGACCAGGTGGCGTATCTGGCCCGCTCGCACGTGCTGGTCGCCACCCACAGCGAACGCATGGATGCCATCGACGCGGCCGTGGCCAGGCTGGGCGGGCGGCGCAAGATCGCCTGCGTGGTGCCGCACTGGAGCGTGGCGCCGGCGCTGATCGCCGGGACCAACCTGGTGCTGACCACCGCGCGGCGCAGCCTGGCCGCGCTCGAAGACGACCCGCGCTACGCCGTGTTCGCGCCGCCATTCGCGCTGGACGACTTCACCTTCAGCATGATCTGGCACCAGCGCACCGACGCCGATCCCGCCCACGCCTGGCTGCGCGAGCGCGTGCTGGCGGCGGCGGCAAGCCAGGAGGCGGACGAGCCGATCAGCCTGCGCGGCTGA
- a CDS encoding copper chaperone PCu(A)C yields MQAKFRPATLAAPFALAAALASGAALAQVDVSNAWVRGTVPTQTASGAFMVLHAHENAKLVGVSSPLAVAELHEMKMEGNVMRMRQLKSLDLPKMQNVELKPGGYHVMLMDLKGQLKPGDTVPITLKIEQGGKVVEQKVTAEVRSMVPAAASGGHAGHGDHKH; encoded by the coding sequence ATGCAAGCCAAATTCCGCCCGGCCACGCTGGCCGCACCCTTCGCCCTCGCCGCCGCGCTGGCATCGGGCGCCGCGCTGGCCCAGGTCGATGTCAGCAACGCCTGGGTGCGCGGCACGGTGCCGACCCAGACCGCTTCCGGCGCCTTCATGGTGCTGCACGCGCACGAGAACGCGAAGCTGGTCGGGGTCTCGTCGCCGCTGGCGGTGGCCGAGCTGCACGAGATGAAGATGGAAGGCAACGTGATGCGCATGCGCCAGCTCAAGTCGCTGGACCTGCCGAAAATGCAGAACGTCGAACTGAAGCCGGGCGGCTACCACGTGATGCTGATGGACCTGAAGGGACAGCTCAAGCCCGGCGACACCGTGCCCATCACGCTGAAGATCGAGCAGGGCGGCAAGGTGGTCGAGCAAAAGGTCACCGCCGAAGTGCGCAGCATGGTGCCGGCTGCCGCCAGCGGCGGGCACGCCGGCCACGGCGACCATAAGCACTGA
- the hslU gene encoding ATP-dependent protease ATPase subunit HslU gives MSHTMTPSEIVSELDKHIIGQNKAKKAVAVALRNRWRRQQVADPLRQEITPKNILMIGPTGVGKTEIARRLAKLADAPFIKIEATKFTEVGYVGRDVDTIVRDLAEMAIKQTRESEMKKVRTKAEDAAEDRLLDVLLPPPRDIGFSQPEEKDSNTRQVFRKKLREGSLDDKDIELEVSAGMPSMDIMGPPGMEDMTEQIRTMFAGLGQGKKARRKMKVKEAFKLLIDEEAAKLVNDEELKHKAIANVEQNGIVFLDEIDKIASRSDIGGGEVSRQGVQRDLLPLVEGTTVNTKYGMIKTDHILFIASGAFHLSKPSDLIPELQGRFPIRVELESLSVQDFEAILTQTDASLTKQYQALLNTEEVNLVFAPDGIRRLAEIAFSVNEKVENIGARRLYTVMERLLEDLSFHASKSSGETVTIDAAYVEERLGDLAGNEDLSRYVL, from the coding sequence ATGTCGCACACCATGACCCCGTCGGAAATCGTTTCCGAACTCGACAAGCACATCATCGGCCAGAACAAGGCCAAGAAGGCCGTGGCGGTGGCGCTGCGCAACCGCTGGCGCCGCCAGCAGGTGGCCGACCCCCTGCGCCAGGAAATCACCCCCAAGAACATCCTGATGATCGGGCCGACCGGCGTCGGCAAGACCGAGATCGCGCGGCGCCTGGCCAAGCTGGCCGACGCGCCCTTCATCAAGATCGAGGCCACCAAGTTCACCGAGGTGGGCTACGTCGGCCGCGACGTCGACACCATCGTGCGCGACCTCGCCGAAATGGCGATCAAGCAGACGCGCGAATCCGAGATGAAGAAGGTGCGCACCAAGGCCGAGGACGCTGCCGAGGACCGGCTGCTCGACGTGCTGCTGCCGCCGCCGCGCGACATCGGCTTCTCGCAGCCGGAAGAAAAGGATTCCAACACGCGCCAGGTGTTCCGCAAGAAGCTGCGCGAAGGCTCGCTCGACGACAAGGACATCGAGCTCGAGGTCTCCGCCGGCATGCCGAGCATGGACATCATGGGGCCGCCGGGCATGGAAGACATGACCGAGCAGATCCGCACCATGTTCGCCGGACTGGGCCAGGGCAAGAAGGCGCGCCGCAAGATGAAGGTGAAGGAAGCCTTCAAGCTGCTGATCGACGAAGAGGCAGCCAAGCTGGTCAACGACGAGGAACTGAAGCACAAGGCCATCGCCAACGTCGAGCAGAACGGCATCGTGTTCCTGGACGAGATCGACAAGATCGCCAGCCGCAGCGATATCGGCGGCGGCGAGGTGTCGCGCCAGGGCGTGCAGCGCGACCTGCTGCCGCTGGTCGAAGGCACCACGGTGAACACCAAGTACGGCATGATCAAGACCGACCACATCCTGTTCATCGCCTCGGGCGCGTTCCACCTGTCCAAGCCGAGCGACCTGATCCCCGAGCTGCAGGGCCGCTTCCCGATCCGCGTGGAGCTGGAGTCGCTGTCGGTGCAGGACTTCGAGGCCATCCTGACGCAGACCGATGCCAGCCTGACCAAGCAGTACCAGGCGCTGCTGAATACGGAAGAGGTCAACCTGGTGTTCGCGCCGGACGGCATCCGCCGGCTCGCCGAGATTGCGTTCTCGGTCAACGAGAAGGTCGAGAACATCGGCGCGCGCCGGCTCTACACGGTGATGGAGCGGCTGCTGGAAGACCTGTCGTTCCACGCCAGCAAGTCGTCCGGCGAGACCGTGACGATCGATGCCGCCTACGTGGAAGAGCGCCTGGGCGACCTGGCCGGCAACGAGGACCTGTCGCGCTACGTGCTGTAA
- a CDS encoding Fur family transcriptional regulator, with amino-acid sequence MTRPSPDRPALAPEPAIPTAAALEAAHERLRRLGARVTQPRLCILACLIGSDEALTHQAVIDRLPEAGETIDRVTVYRVLDWLVEQGVAQKRAGNDRVFRFSLVEHEAARAQEHRQHSHFHCTRSDRTFCLDDAGAPAQPAAPRVPSGFAIEHVELTVNGVCAECGKRTPAAH; translated from the coding sequence ATGACCCGTCCCAGTCCGGACCGGCCGGCCCTGGCGCCGGAACCGGCAATCCCGACCGCCGCGGCCCTCGAGGCCGCCCATGAACGCCTGCGCCGGCTCGGTGCGCGCGTGACCCAGCCGCGGCTGTGCATCCTGGCCTGCCTGATCGGCAGCGATGAAGCGCTGACCCACCAGGCCGTGATCGACCGGCTGCCCGAGGCCGGCGAAACCATCGACCGCGTCACCGTCTACCGCGTGCTGGACTGGCTGGTGGAGCAGGGCGTGGCGCAGAAGCGCGCCGGCAACGACCGCGTGTTCCGCTTCAGCCTGGTCGAGCACGAGGCCGCGCGCGCGCAGGAGCATCGCCAGCACAGCCATTTCCACTGCACCCGCAGCGACCGCACCTTCTGCCTGGACGACGCCGGCGCGCCGGCGCAGCCTGCCGCGCCGCGCGTGCCCAGCGGCTTTGCCATCGAACATGTCGAACTGACCGTGAACGGCGTCTGCGCCGAATGCGGCAAGCGTACGCCCGCCGCCCACTGA
- a CDS encoding response regulator transcription factor, producing MTEPLTPVPEATAPAGTPFLVIDDDEVFAGTLARALTRRGYAVAVAHDGRTALALAARTDFAYVTLDLHLEPPPEAGSTAPAESGLQLVAPLRQALPDARILILTGYASIATAVAAVKQGADEYLAKPANVDSILTALMAGVSEDAAQAALEEPVPLSVARLEWEHIQRVLAEHGGNISATARALNMHRRTLQRKLGKRPVSR from the coding sequence ATGACCGAACCCCTCACCCCGGTACCCGAAGCCACCGCACCGGCCGGCACGCCCTTCCTGGTGATCGACGACGACGAAGTCTTTGCCGGCACGCTGGCACGCGCGCTGACGCGCCGCGGCTATGCCGTGGCGGTGGCGCACGACGGCCGCACCGCGCTGGCGCTGGCCGCGCGCACCGACTTTGCCTACGTCACGCTGGACCTGCACCTGGAGCCGCCGCCCGAAGCCGGCAGCACCGCGCCCGCCGAGTCCGGGCTGCAGCTGGTGGCGCCGCTGCGCCAGGCGCTGCCCGACGCGCGCATCCTGATCCTGACCGGCTACGCCAGCATTGCCACCGCGGTGGCGGCGGTCAAGCAAGGCGCCGATGAATACCTGGCCAAGCCGGCCAATGTCGATTCGATCCTGACCGCGCTGATGGCGGGGGTATCGGAAGACGCGGCGCAGGCCGCGCTGGAAGAGCCGGTGCCGCTGTCGGTGGCGCGGCTGGAATGGGAGCATATCCAGCGCGTGCTGGCCGAGCATGGCGGCAATATCTCCGCCACCGCGCGCGCGCTGAACATGCACCGGCGCACCCTGCAGCGCAAGCTGGGCAAGCGGCCGGTATCACGCTGA
- a CDS encoding alpha/beta fold hydrolase, with protein sequence MLNDASALLFPNFEPFRQQVGEVEIAGVRGGSGPPLLLLHGHPQSHLIWHRVAPALADHFTVIATDLRGYGSSAAPPGNAGHERYSKRTMAQDQVALMAALGYRRFALCGHDRGARVAHRLCLDHPEAVSRAMLLDIAPTLAMYERTSMAFAAAYWHWFFLIQPAPFPETLINAEPDFYIQKLMGLRHAGLAAFAPDAMAAYTAAMRDPARVHAMCEDYRAAATIDLEHDRADRDAGRRLALPLRVLWGEHGVVARCFEPLALWQEVAADVSGRALPCGHYIPEEAPDPLLEEMLGFFR encoded by the coding sequence ATGCTGAATGACGCGAGCGCGCTGCTGTTCCCCAATTTCGAACCGTTCCGGCAGCAGGTGGGCGAGGTCGAGATCGCCGGGGTACGGGGCGGCTCGGGGCCGCCGCTGCTGCTGTTGCACGGCCACCCGCAAAGCCACCTGATCTGGCACCGGGTGGCGCCCGCGCTGGCCGACCACTTCACCGTGATCGCCACCGACCTGCGCGGCTACGGCAGCAGTGCGGCGCCGCCGGGCAATGCCGGCCACGAGCGCTACAGCAAGCGCACCATGGCGCAGGACCAGGTGGCGCTGATGGCGGCCCTCGGTTACAGGCGCTTTGCGCTGTGCGGCCATGACCGCGGCGCGCGCGTCGCGCACCGGCTCTGCCTGGACCATCCCGAAGCGGTCAGCCGCGCCATGCTGCTCGATATCGCGCCCACGCTGGCCATGTACGAGCGCACCAGCATGGCTTTCGCCGCCGCCTACTGGCACTGGTTCTTCCTGATCCAGCCGGCACCATTCCCCGAGACCCTGATCAACGCCGAGCCGGATTTCTACATCCAGAAGCTGATGGGCCTGCGCCACGCCGGCCTGGCGGCGTTCGCGCCCGACGCAATGGCGGCCTACACCGCGGCGATGCGCGACCCGGCCCGCGTGCACGCCATGTGCGAGGACTACCGCGCCGCCGCCACCATCGACCTCGAACACGACCGCGCCGACCGCGACGCCGGGCGCCGCCTGGCGCTGCCGCTGCGCGTGCTGTGGGGCGAGCACGGCGTGGTGGCGCGCTGCTTCGAGCCGCTGGCGCTGTGGCAGGAAGTGGCCGCCGACGTGAGCGGCCGCGCGCTGCCCTGCGGCCACTACATCCCCGAGGAAGCCCCGGACCCGCTGCTGGAGGAAATGCTCGGTTTCTTCCGCTAG
- a CDS encoding DMT family transporter encodes MSGTPLSFSIPASLWLPLGTAVLAGAAIPFQAGANATLGRMLGHPLSATLVSLLVSLVALLPVLWLMRVPLPSPAALAQAPAWLWSGGVLGVFYISAALIMAPRLGAAGFIAAVVAGQVLAALLVDQFGLAGFAVRALTPARLAGAALIVAGMLAMQWDGGAASAPARQPAAGSGTEPGVESGA; translated from the coding sequence ATGTCAGGCACCCCGTTGTCGTTTTCGATCCCGGCATCGCTGTGGCTGCCGCTGGGCACCGCGGTGCTGGCCGGCGCCGCGATCCCGTTCCAGGCCGGCGCCAACGCCACGCTCGGGCGCATGCTCGGGCATCCGCTGTCGGCCACGCTGGTGTCGCTGCTGGTCAGCCTGGTGGCGCTGCTGCCGGTGCTGTGGCTGATGCGGGTGCCGCTGCCGTCGCCGGCGGCGCTGGCCCAGGCGCCGGCCTGGCTCTGGAGCGGCGGCGTGCTGGGGGTGTTCTATATCTCCGCCGCGCTGATCATGGCGCCGCGGCTGGGCGCCGCCGGCTTTATTGCCGCGGTGGTGGCCGGGCAGGTGCTGGCCGCGCTGCTGGTGGACCAGTTCGGCCTGGCCGGGTTTGCGGTGCGCGCGCTCACGCCGGCGCGGCTGGCCGGCGCCGCGCTGATCGTGGCCGGGATGCTGGCGATGCAGTGGGACGGCGGCGCGGCCTCGGCGCCGGCGCGTCAGCCGGCCGCCGGATCGGGTACGGAGCCCGGGGTGGAATCCGGCGCCTGA